The following are encoded together in the Acidobacteriota bacterium genome:
- a CDS encoding ABC transporter ATP-binding protein, translating into MAETVVQMRDVTKNYRRDAFELKVLQGITLDVEAGDFVALMGPSGSGKSTLLNLLAGIDQPSSGDLVVAGEQVSRMNESKLAKWRQRHIGFIFQFYNLIPVLTAYENVELPLTLRRGSRAARKRRVETALSVVGLQNRMKHYPRQLSGGQEQRVAIARAIVTDPTLLLADEPTGDLDADSGREILDLLGQLNEQFNKTILMVTHDPNAAARAKRLVRLDKGQLVSGDAGAGS; encoded by the coding sequence ATGGCTGAAACCGTCGTCCAGATGCGCGACGTGACGAAGAACTACCGGCGCGACGCTTTCGAGCTGAAGGTGCTCCAGGGCATCACCCTGGACGTCGAGGCAGGCGACTTCGTCGCCCTGATGGGGCCGTCCGGTTCCGGCAAGAGCACGTTGCTCAATCTGCTCGCCGGGATCGACCAGCCGAGCAGCGGGGACCTCGTCGTCGCCGGCGAACAGGTGAGCCGGATGAACGAAAGCAAGCTCGCCAAGTGGCGCCAGCGGCACATCGGCTTCATCTTCCAGTTCTACAACCTGATCCCGGTGCTGACGGCCTACGAGAACGTTGAGCTGCCGCTGACGCTCCGGCGCGGGTCGCGCGCGGCGCGCAAGCGGCGCGTCGAGACGGCGCTCTCCGTGGTCGGCCTGCAGAACCGGATGAAGCACTACCCGCGACAGCTCTCGGGAGGCCAGGAACAGCGGGTGGCGATCGCTCGCGCGATCGTCACCGATCCGACCCTGCTGCTCGCCGACGAGCCGACCGGCGATCTCGACGCCGACTCGGGGCGGGAGATCCTCGACCTCCTCGGTCAACTGAACGAGCAGTTCAACAAGACGATTCTCATGGTGACCCACGACCCGAACGCGGCGGCGAGGGCGAAACGCCTGGTGCGGCTCGACAAGGGACAGTTGGTGTCGGGCGACGCGGGAGCTGGTTCATGA
- a CDS encoding FtsX-like permease family protein, translating to MIKLIRRNLLRNKRRTFLTMASLAMALFILSLLGVVNDAMSFADESEIPDRLVVRNAISLTFPLPEAYEQRLRTIDNVVAVTPQNWFQGVYKDQRPENFFPRFTVDPETFRSVFYDYTWNEEEWEAFAEQRTAFAAGRELTEIQGWSIGDIITIKGDIFPIDVELQLRAIFDYDEPGQERQIFFHRRYVEEAMGNPGQNGTYWLLLDDPEAAPAVIAAAEAMFENSDNQVRAETAEAFAASFTEMLGNIQFFFTMIGLAIVISIFLITANTMAMAARERTTEVSVLRTLGFRRNQVLGMVIGESLAVGVLGSLLGVGFTAVAIQGATPFLEQMGFGFGGFALDSQVLVTAVTIGISVGLLSGVFPAVAAARLKIVDGLRRL from the coding sequence ATGATCAAGCTGATTCGACGCAACCTGCTTCGCAACAAGCGACGCACCTTCCTGACCATGGCCAGTCTGGCGATGGCGCTGTTCATCCTCTCGTTGCTGGGCGTGGTCAACGACGCGATGAGCTTTGCCGACGAGTCCGAGATCCCCGACCGGCTGGTCGTGCGCAACGCGATCTCGCTGACGTTCCCGTTGCCCGAGGCGTACGAGCAACGGCTTCGGACCATCGACAACGTGGTCGCGGTAACGCCCCAGAACTGGTTCCAGGGCGTCTACAAGGACCAGAGACCCGAGAACTTCTTCCCGCGCTTTACCGTCGATCCCGAGACGTTTCGGAGCGTCTTCTACGACTACACGTGGAACGAGGAGGAGTGGGAGGCGTTCGCGGAGCAGCGCACCGCCTTCGCCGCAGGCCGCGAGCTGACCGAGATCCAGGGGTGGTCGATCGGCGACATCATCACGATCAAGGGGGACATCTTCCCGATCGACGTGGAACTCCAGTTGCGCGCGATCTTCGACTACGACGAGCCGGGCCAGGAGCGGCAGATCTTCTTCCACCGTCGCTACGTCGAGGAGGCGATGGGGAATCCGGGCCAGAACGGCACCTACTGGCTGCTTCTCGATGACCCGGAGGCGGCCCCAGCCGTAATCGCGGCCGCCGAGGCGATGTTCGAGAACTCGGACAACCAGGTGCGAGCCGAAACCGCCGAGGCGTTCGCGGCCTCGTTCACGGAGATGCTGGGCAACATCCAGTTCTTCTTCACCATGATTGGACTCGCGATCGTCATTTCCATCTTCCTGATCACCGCGAACACGATGGCGATGGCGGCGCGCGAGCGGACCACCGAGGTTTCCGTGCTCCGTACCCTGGGCTTCCGGCGCAACCAGGTGCTCGGCATGGTGATCGGCGAGTCCCTGGCGGTCGGCGTGCTGGGTTCTCTGCTCGGCGTCGGCTTCACAGCAGTTGCCATTCAGGGCGCGACGCCGTTCCTGGAGCAAATGGGTTTCGGCTTCGGCGGCTTCGCGCTCGATTCCCAGGTGCTGGTGACCGCGGTCACGATCGGCATCTCGGTCGGGCTGCTGAGCGGCGTCTTCCCTGCGGTTGCGGCGGCGCGGCTCAAGATCGTCGACGGACTGAGGCGGCTCTGA
- a CDS encoding FtsX-like permease family protein has protein sequence MIPIKYTYRNLFERRGVAFMTLASIGFVVLVYIGVLALAGGLRAAFADTGDPSVVIVMRDGTRAEMESSYAQESHRLLTAMPGVERTADGAVMASGETVTIQIFKRVDGSETNVMVRGVEPGAFAIRPGFEVTEGRVFEPGRGEIIVGRSLAGRLGLRVGDERKMGRNTFRVVGTFAGVGAHGSEIWGDYRDLGDSFRRSGYYSSTRLQAASPGAARSLIDTVKADQRLQVQALTEPEYYELQSDTSSGQFIILGNVLAVLMAIGACFAAANTMYAQVAARAREIGTLRALGFKRRSIMGSFFLEAVLLGVVAGGFGALLSLPLNAIQTGTMNQVTFSEITFQLRTTPFALFSGIFLATVTGVLGGLLPAFGASRQKITDLLREA, from the coding sequence ATGATCCCGATCAAGTACACCTACCGCAACCTGTTCGAGCGCCGTGGCGTGGCGTTCATGACGCTGGCCTCGATCGGCTTCGTCGTCCTGGTCTACATCGGCGTGCTCGCCCTCGCCGGCGGCCTGCGGGCCGCCTTCGCGGACACCGGAGACCCCTCGGTCGTCATCGTGATGCGGGACGGCACACGCGCCGAGATGGAGAGCTCCTACGCGCAGGAGAGCCACCGCCTGCTGACCGCGATGCCCGGCGTTGAGCGAACGGCCGACGGCGCGGTGATGGCTTCCGGCGAAACGGTCACGATCCAGATCTTCAAGCGGGTCGACGGAAGCGAGACGAACGTGATGGTCCGCGGCGTCGAGCCCGGAGCGTTCGCCATCCGGCCGGGTTTCGAGGTCACCGAGGGCCGGGTCTTCGAGCCCGGCCGCGGCGAGATCATCGTCGGCCGCAGCCTGGCCGGCCGGCTCGGCCTGCGGGTCGGCGACGAGCGCAAGATGGGCCGGAACACGTTCCGGGTCGTCGGCACGTTCGCCGGCGTAGGCGCCCACGGCTCCGAGATCTGGGGGGACTACCGCGACCTGGGCGATTCGTTCCGCCGCAGCGGCTACTACTCGTCGACCCGGCTCCAGGCCGCGTCGCCGGGCGCGGCGCGCAGCCTGATCGACACGGTCAAGGCCGACCAGCGGCTCCAGGTGCAGGCCCTGACGGAACCCGAGTACTACGAGCTCCAGTCGGACACGTCATCGGGCCAGTTCATCATCCTCGGCAACGTGCTCGCCGTTCTGATGGCGATCGGCGCCTGCTTCGCCGCCGCGAACACGATGTACGCGCAGGTCGCCGCCCGCGCCCGCGAGATCGGCACCCTGCGCGCCCTCGGTTTCAAGCGGCGCTCGATCATGGGCAGCTTCTTCCTGGAAGCGGTGCTGCTCGGGGTGGTCGCGGGCGGCTTCGGCGCCCTGCTGTCGCTTCCCCTCAACGCGATCCAGACTGGCACGATGAACCAGGTGACGTTCAGCGAGATCACGTTCCAGTTGCGCACGACGCCGTTCGCCCTCTTCTCGGGCATCTTCCTGGCCACCGTGACGGGCGTCCTCGGCGGCCTGCTGCCCGCTTTCGGCGCCTCGCGCCAGAAGATCACCGACCTTCTCCGCGAAGCGTAA